The Thermoanaerobacterium thermosaccharolyticum DSM 571 region GTACCTTCTGATTGAATTTCTAATATTTTTAATGCATCTTTGCCACATTTAACTACCAAAGTATTGCCTGCATAAATTACAGTACCAGGTTTTTCTTTACCTTCATAAGAATATACTTCTGCTGCCCATATTTTTAGCATATTGCCTTTATAATACGTATATGCCACAGGCCAGGGCCTCAAACCTCTTACGAGATTTTTTATTTCAACTGCATCTTTTTGCCAATTTATAAGCCCTATAGATTTTTCCAATATTGGAGCATATGTTGCCTTGCTATCATCCTGTTTTACAGGCATTAATGCGCCATCCACCATTTTATTAATAGCATCAATTAAAGCATTTCCACCCAAGACTGCCAATTTGTCATGAATCGTTTCAGAATTATCTTCTTCCAATATAGGTATAGACATTTGCAATAAAATATCGCCGGTATCCAATCCTTTTTCCATATACATAATTGTTATTCCTGTTTCCTTTTCGCCATTTATAATCGCCCAATTTATTGGTGCCGCGCCTCTGTACTTTGGAAGCAAAGATGCATGTACATTAATACAACCATATCTTGGTATTTGCAAAATTTCTTCAGGGAGAATCTTACCATATGCAGCTACAACAATCAAATCTGGATTTAACTGACTTAACTTATCAAATATCTCTTTATTATTCTTAAGTTTAGGCGGCTGAAATACTTCTATATTGTTTTTTATAGCACACTCTTTTACAGGAGAATAAGATATTTTTTTGCCTCTGCCCTTTGGCTTATCTGGTTGAGTTATAACTAACATCACATTATGACCAGACTCAATCAGTTT contains the following coding sequences:
- the fmt gene encoding methionyl-tRNA formyltransferase produces the protein MNIVFMGTPEFAVPSLEKLIESGHNVMLVITQPDKPKGRGKKISYSPVKECAIKNNIEVFQPPKLKNNKEIFDKLSQLNPDLIVVAAYGKILPEEILQIPRYGCINVHASLLPKYRGAAPINWAIINGEKETGITIMYMEKGLDTGDILLQMSIPILEEDNSETIHDKLAVLGGNALIDAINKMVDGALMPVKQDDSKATYAPILEKSIGLINWQKDAVEIKNLVRGLRPWPVAYTYYKGNMLKIWAAEVYSYEGKEKPGTVIYAGNTLVVKCGKDALKILEIQSEGTRRMTVEEYLRGHIIGKGEQLEGI